A region of the Fibrobacter sp. genome:
AAGTCAACAAAAAAGGGTGGCGAAGCCACCCACACATGTTGATGAAGAGCCATTTTTTTTAGTGCAGACCTTATTGGCAGCACAAGAAAAAAGCAAAATGCACAGGGAGGCTTGTGCATAAGTTCCTGGGTTTCTAATGCTGTTTTGTTCTACACTTCATTTGAAGATGAATTTGTTGGTGATGGCGTACAATTGTGGAAATACAATGGCGATGAGATTCTTTTTTACGCAAAAATCACCAGCTGGAGCGAAGCTCTTAAGCATGTAAAAAAATTCAGAGATGTTATTGAAAAGAATAATAATTCTTCTGAAAACAAGTATCCTGTAAAGGGCACTATTTGGACAGCGGGCTTTCCGATAAGAAATTTTATTTTGCGCCAACCAGTTGTGAAAAATAGCCTGATTGATTTTATTGGCCCTGATATAGATTTAGGATTTCGCATTGCATCTCTTGCAAATCGAGAAAGAATTGCAATTTCACCAGAACTTGCTTTAGGGTTGCTAAATGAAACAAGCAATAGCAGAGATATAGATTGGCATTTTTACGGACGAAAGGACTTGAAAGGCATTGTTGAGGATGGAGGTATTCCTGTTGTTTTCATATCGTCGACAAAAGATGCTGAAACACTCTTGGATAAAGAAGAAGATCTACTTGGCAAAGAGATAAAGCCTCCGGTATTGAAAGATTTTTTGAATGCTTTTTTTTTGCAATCCCAAATATGGAAAAAAAGGGAATTTTTCTTAAATGCCGAAGAAATGAAGCAAAACCCAAATTATGCAGAAGCGTATAGCAAAGCTTGTGCAACGATAGACAATATTTGGCTTGATGATTCTGTAGGCGAGTCGGCTGGTGAACACGAAATAGTGATAGAGCTGAAGTAATTTTTACCCTTATTTGAACATTGATTTGCAGCGATTTGTTGCAAATCTTTTTATTATTGGAATAAGGGCACCTCTAAAAATTGCTTTGGTTAAGAAAATTTGAGTGAGACCGAGCGATGGCAGGAATGAAAAGTGGCGAATACTGGTGGTATTTGCCACTTTGAACGACGAACCAGCGCGAAGAGTCGCAACCAAATTTTTGAAAATTGAATTTTTAGAGGTGACCATAAAGGATATTTTACAAACGGACGCCTCATGGAAAAGATGAAGTTTGAAACTCCTGATATGACTCAGATGAACATTGAAAAGATTGCGGCTTTGTTCCCGAATTGCATTACCGAAAAGAAGGATGATAGCGGCAAGATTACGAAAGCTGTGAACTTTGACGCCTTGAAGCAGATTCTGGGTGATTCCATTGCCGATGGGGATGAATCCTACGAGTTCACCTGGGTGGGGAAGCGCGACGCCATGGTGGAGGCCGCCAAGCCCATACGCAAGACTTTGCGCCCCTGCGTCGAGGAGTCCGTCAACTTCGATACCACCGAGAACCTCTACATTGAAGGCGACAATCTCGAAGCTCTGAAACTGCTCCAGGAAGGTTATCTTGGCAAGGTCAAGATGATTTACATCGACCCGCCCTACAATACCGGAAACGACTTCATCTACAAGGATGATTTCCGCATGGATTCCAAGAAGTACGACGAGGAAAGCGGAGCCGTTGACGACGAAGGAAATCGCATGGTGCAAAATTCCGACAGCAATGGCCGATTCCATTCTGACTGGTGTTCCATGATTTATAGCCGTCTTCTCCTTGCCAGGAATTTGCTGACCGATGATGGCGTGATTTTCATTAGTATTGATGATAATGAACAGGCTAATTTGAAGAAAATTTGTGATGAAGTTTTTGGTTCAGATTGCTTTGTTGGGGATGTTGCTTGGCAGAGAACATATTCCACAAGAAACGATTCAAAAGGTCTTGTTCGTGAAATTGAACATATTGTGTCGTATAGCCGACAGCGTGAATGGATGCCATATGCTTTACCAAGAACTGCAGAAATGAATGCAATGTACAAAAATCCTGATAATGATGTGAATCCATGGACTAGTGATAATCCATTTGCTCCTGGAGCAGCGACACATCAAGGTATGGTGTATGCTATTCAACATCCTTTTACTGGAGAAATGATATATCCAAGTGCTAATGCATGTTGGCGTTATCAGCAAGATGAAATGCTGAAAATTATGCAAGGCTGGGGAAAGTACGTTTTAAAAAACTTGGATGACGAAGAACTAAGGGCTGCTGTATGTGGAATATCTGCGAATGACATCCGCAAAAATGTTATGGGAATTGTTTTAGAAGATTCTTTAGAAAATGCTAAAAAATTTGCTCAAAGTGTTTATGATCGAGGTCAATGGCCGAAATTTTACTTTACAAAAAATGGATTTGGTGGAATTCGTCGAAAAACATATTTAGATGCTGTTGGAGGAAAACTTCCTACAAATTTTTGGCCTTTTTCTGAAACGGGCCACACCGATGAAGCAAAAAAGGAAATTCTTTCTTTATTTGATGGCAAGGCTCCATTTGACACTCCCAAACCCACTCGTTTGCTAGACAGAATGTTAACGATAGCCTCAGAAAAAGATTCTTTGATTCTAGACTTTTTCTCTGGTTCGGCAACAACAGCTCATGCTATTTTTAAGAAAAATTTAGAGGATGGCGGAAATCGCAGGTTTATCTTAGTGCAAGTTCCTGAAGAAACGAAATCTCCAGCATACAAGAACATCTGCGAAATCGGCAAGGAACGCATCCGGCGTGCCGGAGCAAAAATCCTTGCCGAAAAACAAGCCGAACAGCAAAAGTCCTCAGAAAAGAACGACCTCTTTGACGCTCAAAATGTTTCTGACAACAATGCCAAAACTCTGGACATCGGCTTCCGTGTCCTAAAAATAGACGACTCCAACATGAAGGATGTCTATTATTCCGCAGGCGAAGTCTCCCAGCAGAACCTCCTCGATCAAATCAGCAACATCAAGGAAGATCGCACCGATATGGACCTTCTCTTCGGTTGCCTCGTCGATTGGGGCGTCTCCCTGTCGCTCCCCATCAAAACAGAAACCATCGAAGGCGTCACCATCCACAATGTCAACGACGGCGACCTCATCGCAAGTTTCTCCGAAAACATCCCAGAAACCGTCATCCGCCAAATCGCCGCCAAGAAACCCCTCCGCGTCGTCTTCCGCGACTCCTCCTTCCGCGACGCCCCCTCCAAAATCAACGTCACCGAAATCTTCAAAACCCTCAGCCCCAACACAACCGTCAAGGTGATTTAGAATTATGAAAAACTGTGAATATGACATAGATTCTCAGTTAGAGCGAACTGTTGATTGGCTTAAATATGCTGAGGCAAAAAATGGCATTTTGGTTACTCTTTTAAGTGCTTTGCTTGTTGCTTTTTTTCAACAAGATGTACTTCCTGTTTGGTCATTTTATGGAAAACTAGTCAGTATTTCCTTATTATGCGGAATAATGCTGTTGCTTTATTCTTTTTTCCCGGTTTTGAATCTTTTTCCCAAAATTAAGTGGATTAAAAGGCTTAAACGAGCTTATTACAAAAAAATGAGAAGAAATGGAAAGAAAAAAGAGCCTTTGAAAATACAACTAAAAAATCAAAATCTGCATTATTATGGGTGCATCGCACAAATGTCTACAGAACATTTTATTCACGCGGTGAGATTAAGTTATGGCGAGCGCGATAATAAAAAATACTTTATAGACGTTTGCCAACAAATAAAGATAAATAGCGATATTGCTCTGCGTAAATTTAAGTTGTTTCAAAAAGCTGGATATCTTTGTATTTTAACATTTGTTTTTCTCGTTTTGACAGCGTAATATATGGAAGTAAAAAATAGAATTGAGTATGATTTTGAAGCGAGTCTGCAAAGAATTGATGAAATTTTAGCGTCATCTGATCAAAATTATGTTGAATTAGATTATATCCCTGCTAGAAGTTTTTTTACTTATGAAAACGGGGTAAATACAAAAGCTATTGCTCTGTTTATAGATATAATAGGTTCATCGAAACTAACGCAATCACATACACGTCCTGTAATCTCCAAAATATATAGAACATTTATCTCTGAATGCACAGCTATCTTAAACTCGGAAAAAATCTGCGAAGAGATTAATATCCACGGAGATTGTGTATGGGGAGTATTTGATGCTGATAAAGATGAAAATTATGGAATTGTGTTTCATGTTGCTGCAAGATTAAATTCGTTAATTGGATGTATTAACGAAAGTTTGGCTGAATTTGGCTATAAGAACATCAGGGCTGGTATAGGTGTTGCGGACGGGAGAGTTTTAATAGTTAAGGCCGGTTACTCAGGAAGCTCTCTAAATGATTTAATCTGGATGGGAGATGCCATTAATCAAGCTAGTCATTTAGCAAATGCGGCTGGTAGAAATGGGGTCGATCCTATTTTGATGACAGAAGGTATTTTTTCTAAAGTTTCTAATATAAGACAAAATTTATTGAGCCGCACAAATACACCTGGAATATATTGTGGTGATTTTATTGCCACGGAAATGGAGTGATATGTCTTTTTCTGAATTACAAGTTGAAAAAGGTGTGATAGACATTATCGATGAAGAATTGAAAATTTCGAGACAAGCTATATCTTTCACACAACGGAATTCTATACCAGATACGACAAAAATTCCTATTGAGAATCCGACAAACTGGTTGAAGATTCCTGATGTTGTGTGTGTCTTTATTGATATGATTGGGTCCACAAAATTAAGCGCTCTTGTTGATAATACAAAAATGGCTAAGGCTTATAGATTGTTTACTGGGACACTCATTAAAATATTTGATTACTTTGGTTCTCCCTATATAGATGTGAAGGGCGATGGCGTTTTTGCACTTTTTGATTCGGATAAAGTGTATACCGCTCTCGTTGCTGCAATTACAGCAAAAACGATTGTAGAAGAATCTTTGTCGGGACGTATAAAAGATATTTCTGGAATTGAAATTGGAGCTCACATTGGTATTGATCAGGATACAATTTTAGTCCGCAAGCTGGGCTTAAAAAGATATGAAGGTAGAACTGATCGTCAAAATGAAGTTTGGGCAGGCAAAACCGTGAACATGGCTGCAAAACTAGCATCTTTATCGAAAGGTAAAGAATTGTGGGTGAGTTATCGTTTCAGGAAAAATTTAAAAGACGAAAAAGCAACAATGTCTTGTTCTTGTCATGAGAAGATTCAGTTGTGGGAGGAAAAAGACGTTTCTAATGATGATCGTTTTGATTTTGATTCTGCTTATATGACCAAAGCCATATGGTGCAGCAAACATGGTTCAGAATATGCGAAATATTTGAAGCAACTTGATGGTTAGTTAATGGTGTACGCCGAATTAGACAAAGACTTGATTGATCTTGCGATAAATCATATTTCGCTTGATATTGAAAACGCGGAGTCCAAATGGGATGTTTCTTATTGTCATGGAACTTATTATCTTTTTGTAAATAACGGTCAGGAAAAATTATATCAAATTTCTCAAAAATACTCTACAAAAGAAATCTTGCCAGAGCAAATGAAAAATATGTTCTTGCCTGCGATTATTTCTTTGAAATGTGATGAATCAAAACAAAATGAAATTTTGTCTGTTTTGCACGATAAAATTAAAGAGTCTGTAAAAAACAATACCATTGTTTTGCCTGTTACAGGAATTGTTGTTGATGCTTCGTTTAAAATAGGGCGTTTTACTCTCTATCCAAAAATGGAGTACATTCAAGAAAAGAAAAATGTTCTGAATAAATTTGATTGCGATTGTATAGAAAAAGATTTTCCAGCGACATTGGCCGTTGCTGAATTACAGAGCCATCCTAACTCTGCCAATGAAATTGGTATTGGCATATTGAAGTCTGAGCTAAATCGATTAAAAGCTTTCATTCCATATTTAAGAGATTCTACGAAACATTGGATTCATCCCCTAAAAACAGACGTTTTGTTGTTGGAACAATACGTTGTGTTTGGTGATTATGGGGGCGTTTCAGGAATGTCTCATGTAGCCAACACACAGCCTCTTTATTTGGAAGCAAAAAACGATAAACCAACTTCCATATCTTTTCGAGAATTTTTGAATGGAAGAATGAACTTTTCTTCAATTATTGACGGCAAAACCGATTTCTGGCAGGCTTTAAATATCGGTTATGAATGGCTCGGTAAAGAATACGATGAAGAAAAACTGGAAAATAAACTGATATATTCGATTTTTGCATTAGAGTGTTTACTATCTAACGTATCCAATTTTTCTTCCATCTCTGCAGCAATCGCAGAAAAATGTGCATTTTTGGTTGGTGAAACTGTTGATGATAGGATAAAGATTTTTAACCAAGCAAAAGATTTGTATAATTTGCGTTCGGCCTTGGTTCACGGTTATTCTAAAAATCCCGTGACAGAAGAAAAAGTATGGCAGGCATATTGGTTGGCAATGGAAGTATATCGGAGAGTGACAAAAATGCTTGTAGCAGGTGACATAACCAATCAAAAAGATTTTGAAAAATATATTTTGAATAAAAAGTTTGAAATGGATAATTGATTATAGAACCATTAGACAGAAATGATTGCTTGATTTATATTTAAATGATAAAGTCTACTGAATAATAATTCAGTAGACTTCCTTTTTAAGCAGTAACCAATTCTTTTTTCTTGTGAGAAACAATTGAATCATCAAGAATAATCTGCGGTTCCTGTTGAGGATGAATCTTGTTTAATTTAGAAGCGCTGCTTTCAATCAATGCCGAAGCAAGATTCAACATATTATGCGTTGCTTCCAATTCGAATTTCGCAATACTCTGAAGAATTGCTTCGTCATCAACTGCGTAATTCTGCAATTCCTTTGTCAAGGCAAAAAGCTGATTGTATGTGTTCTTGATTTTTTGAACAATGTTCTGGGGTTTTGAAATTGTGAGCGTTGTATCATAACCCAGAGCATTGACAAACTTGTTGAAATCTCCAAATTTGATTTGATCGTTGCTTGCAACTTCAAGTTTAGAAATGAACGATTGCGATACTCCCATCTTTTTCGCCATTTCGGCCTGCGACAAATCAGCCTTTGCTCGCAAGATTGTAAGATTTTGACTTACGCTATGATTATTGATATTGTCTGTGACTTTTTTGGCAATGTCTTTATCAATTCCCATTTCATTCATCAAATCCGATATACTTATCAATTTCTTATCCATTTGTCGGTCTCCTTGATGTGTGGGGCTTATTTTGTGATTGCTTTATAGCGACTGAATGTACTTGTGCCCTATCTTTATATCGTTTTGTTGGCTACTTTTATCCCCGATGGCCACTAGATGGATTTTGTGAGTCTTTTCATCTGGGTAAATGTAGAGCCGGAGTTGAAATCCTCCTTTAGGAGGTCTCTGGTCAATTGCAAGCAGTCCGTTCTTCTCATTGTGAATATAGGGGAGCGTCCTTTTGGCTTGTTCTAAAGAAATTCCTGCGTTTAAGGCTTTTTTATAACCTTCTAGGTTTGTAAGAACATTCTGGAATTCTTGCGTGTGTTTCTGACTGATGCTCTTTGCGTTGGATTTTGAGTAGCACGATGCTGTCTCATAATCCCAGGGTGTATTTGACTGCGGCATTATAACTCCTATTTAATCATAAGATAGTCCTTTATTCGTTGTTTTATTCCGTTTTGGAATAAATTTCGTCGTTTGACTATCTAAATATAGTAAATTTATTCCGTTTTGGAATATAATTTCTTTTTTAATTGTAAAATATGGATGATTAGGGTTGATGTGGTTGCATATTTATCGCGAAAAACTACTTTTGTGCTATGAAAATCCAGTTTAAGCACCAGCAGTTTCAGGCAGATGCCGCCAAGGCAGTTTGTGATGTGTTCCTTGGTCAGCCTTACTTGGAGTCTAGCTATTTGTTGGATTCTGGAACGATGAAACTGTTCGGTGGGGATGTCTCCGCTCACAACAAGGTCATGGGCTTTTGTAACCAGCCTCTTGTTCCGCAGATGACCGATGAACTGGTGCTCAAGAATTTACAGGCGGTGCAGGCAGGGAATCTCCTTCAAACCGATGAAAAGCTGGATGGCCGTTTCAATTTGACCATTGAGATGGAAACGGGTACCGGTAAGACCTACACTTACATCAAGACCATGTATGAACTGAACAAGGCTTATGGCTGGAGCAAGTTCATTGTGGTGGTGCCGAGTATTGCAATCCGTGAAGGCGTGTATAAGTCTTTCCAGATTGTTCAGGAACATTTTGCCGAAGAATACGGTAAGTCCATTCGATTCTTTATCTACAATTCCCAAAATCTTACCGAGATTGATCATTTTGCAAGCGATAGCCATATCAATGTGATGATCATTAACGCTCAGGCTTTTAATGCAACAGGGAAGGATGCCCGCCGCATCTACATGAAGCTTGATGAATTCCGTAGCCGTAGGCCCATTGATATTATTTCTAGCACGAATCCGATTCTCATCATTGATGAACCTCAAAGTGTCGAAGGAAAAAAGACCAAGGATCGCCTGCTAGAATTCAAGCCTTTAATGACGCTTCGTTATTCAGCAACCCATCGCAAGGACGCCATTTATAACATGGTGTATCGCCTTGATGCCATGGATGCCTATAACAAACGCCTGGTCAAGAAAATCAGCGTTAAAGGCATTACTGCCACAGGTTCTACCGCTACGGAAGGCTATCTGTACCTAGAAAAAGTCCAGGTGTTCACCGACAAGAATCCTGTTGCAACATTGGAGTTTGATTACAAGGGCAAGAATGGCTTGCTGAAGAAAACAGCAAATGTAACCAAGAACTTTAATCTTTACGAGCAGTCTGGTGAACTGGAGGAATATAAGGACAACTATGTCGTTACTGAGGTCGATGGCCGCGACAACTCCATCACATTTGCCAATGGGAAAAAACTTCTTGCCGGCGAATATGTGGGTGTAGTAAATGAAGACCAGCTTCGCAGAATCCAGATTCGCGAAACCATCATTTCTCACTTTGAACGCGAACGAGCTTTATTCAGTAAAGGCATTAAGGTCCTGTCGCTGTTCTTCATAGATGAAGTCAAGAAGTATCGTGATTATGATGCTGCTGACGAGCAGGGCGTTTACGCCAAAATGTTCGAAGAGGAATATGATTCTGTTCGCAAGTCTCTGCAGCAGGATTTGTTGGAAAGTCCTGATTACCTCGAATTTCTTGACAAGACTGTAGCTCGCAAGGCTCACGCTGGTTATTTCTCTATTGACAAGAGCAAGAAAGGCGCCGGTCGCTTTAAGGATTGTGAGCTCAAGAAAGGTTCCTCAGAATCTGACGATGTTGATGCCTACGACCTTATTATGAAAGATAAGGAGCGTCTTCTTTCTCGTGAAGAACCTGTGCGTTTTATCTTCAGCCATTCAGCACTTAAGGAAGGTTGGGATAATCAGAATGTTTTCCAGATTTGCACACTCAAGAGTAGTGGTTCTGAAGTTCGCAAGCGCCAGGAAGTTGGCCGCGGCCTTCGCCTTTGTGTAAATCAGAATGGCGAGCGTATGGATGCCGCAGTTCTCGGTGCAGATGTTCATTCCGTGAATGTGCTTACGGTAATTGCAAACGAAAGCTACGAAGATTTCGCCAAAGCCCTGCAGACTGAAATGGCCGAAAACATTGGTACTCGTCCTGTCAAGGTGACTATCGACTTGTTCAAGGGCCGTAAGCTGGAAACAGAATCTGGCGTAAAGATTGCCGTTTCTGATGATTTGGCACAAAATATATACGATGCTCTTCTTGAATGTGGCTATGTGAAAAAGGGTATGCTTACTGAGGCATATCGTGTTGATAAAGCCGCTGGTACACTTCATTTAAGCGAAGAGGTTGCTCAATATACGGCTGGCATTTGTTCCTTGCTAGATACACTTTATGATCCGGATGCCGTCAAGCCTGATGATGCACGAAAGAATAACGTCGAACTACACTTGAATAAAAGTAAATTCGGCTCCAAGGAATTCAAGGATCTTTGGAATCGCATAAATGCAAAGTCTGCCTATGTGGTGAATTTCGACACAGATGAATTGATTCTCAAGTCAATTAATGCTTTGAATGAAAAGCTGCGTGTCACGAAGATTTTCTTCAAGATTGACCAGGGTTCGTTAAAGGAAATCAAGTCCAAGGAACAGTTGGAAAACGGTAATGCCTTTAAGCTGGAATCTACAGAAAATAAGGCTGCCGTCGTTACCGCAAATTCTAATGTTAAGTATGATTTGATTGGTAAAATTGTAGAAGGAACGCAACTGACCCGTAAGGTGGTCGTTGACATTCTTCGCGGCATTCACAAACCGATTTTTGATCAGTTCCAGGAAAACCCGGAAGAATTCATCATCAAGGCGAGCCGTCTAATAAATGAGCAAAAGGCAACAGTTATTGTAGAACATATAACCTACAATAAGCTTGAATCCCGCTACGAAACCAACATCTTTACCGACAACACCATGAAGGGTAAGCTGGGTATGAATGCCTGCGAAACTCACCAGCATTTGTACGATCATCTGATTTACGATTCTACAAACGAACGAGATTTTGCACAGAAGCTCGAAGCAAGCAAGGATGTGTCTTTGTACATCAAGTTGCCGAAGGGATTCTTCATCAACACTCCTGTTGGAAACTACAATCCTGACTGGGCCATTGCCTTCCATGAAGGTTCTGTAAAGCACGTTTATTTCGTCGCCGAAACGAAGGGCTCCATGAGTACCTTGGAACTTCGCGAAATAGAATCCGCAAAAATCAAATGTGCTCGCAAGCACTTCGCCGCAATTTCAAGTGAATCTGTAACGTATGACGTTGTGGATTCCTATGAAAAATTGCTGGATTTGGTGAAATAGGGGAGAGTACTTTCAAATAATTTGGGATTGTCATCCTTTGTCACTTTGTTGTATATATTTTATCGTTGATTTGATTTTTTTGATATAAATCTTGAATGTCGGCTGGATAATACGTCAAGATTGCAAAAGGGGACAAAATGGATAGTGTTTATCAGAAAGCTCACGCTGCTTTGGAAAGTTTTCTTGGTCCTGGGAAAAATTTTAGAGATGGCCAATATGAGGCCATTAAGGCTACTCTTACCAATAAAAGGACGCTCGTTGTGCAGCGTACTGGTTGGGGTAAGAGTATGGTGTACTTTATCTGCACCAAGATTTTGAGGGATGAACAAAAGGGGCTGACTCTTATTATTAGCCCTTTGCTGAGTTTGATGAAGAACCAGATTGAAGCAGCGGCTAGGGCAGGCTTGAAGTGTGAAACTTTGAACAGTTCTAAAACGATTGAAGAGAAAACTCAGATTTTAGAATTGATGGAAAAGGGTGAAATAGACCTTGTTTTGACAACGCCAGAAACTCTATTTACTGAAAAAGTTCAAGATGCTTTAAAAAAGATCAAGATAGGTTTATTTGTCGTTGATGAAGCACACTGTATTTCTGATTGGGGACATGATTTTCGTTTGGAGTATTGCCGAATTAACAAGGTTATCAGCGGTATGCTGAAAAATATTCCTGTTCTTGCAACAACGGCAACTGCGAACGACCGGGTTGTAGAAGATCTTAAACAACAACTGGGCGGAGATGTTTTTGTTTCTAGAGGCCCGTTGATGCGCAAGAATCTCTCGATTCAGGTTCTTAATTTGAGGTACAAGGCTATGCGATATGCATGGCTTATAGATAATATCAACAAAATTCCAGGATCGGGTATTATCTATTGCCTTACACAAAATGACTGTGAGCATCTTACAGAATTCCTGAATGAAAATAATATAAACGCAAGGGCTTATCACAGCGGATTAGATGAAGTTGTAAATCAAGAGACTGAACAGTTGTTCATGAAAAATGAAATCAAGGTTATTGTTGCTACGATAAAGCTGGGGATGGGGTACGACAAACCTGATATTTCATTTGTAATTCATTATCAAATGCCATCTAACGTGGTTGCCTATTATCAACAAATTGGTCGTGCAGGGCGAAATGTTGACCGTGCATATACTTTTTTGATGTATGGTGCAGAAGATCTTGATATTCAAAATTATTTCATAGAAACAGCATTTCCTTCAAAATCTGAAGCTGATAGTGTGTATTCTCTTGTCGCAGAAAATGAAGGAATAAAGTTGTATGATATAATGTATCATCTAAATTATTCAATGGGGCGTGTTGAAAAAACATTAAAATTCCTTGAAAATGAGGAATTTGTATACAAAGAAAAGGGTAAATACTATGCTTCTGCTCATAACTTTGTGTATAACGAAGCTCATTATAGCGACGTAAAGAATGTTCGTTATAGAGAGCAATCACAGATGCTTGATTTTATCAAAACGAACGAATGCTATAGCAAATATATTGTCAATTGTTTAGACGATATAACCACTGAAAATTGTGGGATTTGTAAAAATTGTATTGGACATGAGGAATTTTCTTCTGTTATTTCAAAAGAATCCTTGGGCAGAGCGGTAGCATTCTTAGAAAAAATTCTGTTGCCGATTGAACCTAGGGTGCAGTGGGCCAAAACGGATTTGTCTAGTCGCACAAAAATAGATATGCCAAATGAAGTGGGTGTTTGCCTATCGATTTATGGGGAACAGGGCTATGGAGTTATGGTAAAGAATGGAAAGTATGAAACAAAAAAGTTTTCCGAAGAACTTGTTGAAAAAAGCGCAAAAGTTTTGCAAAATCTTGTATCCGAAAATGGAATATCTCAGCTTGCCTACGTTCCCTCCCTGCGAAGCGATGTTGTGAAGGATTTTGCGTTACGATTAGCTTCTAAATTGGGGATTTCCTGCATAGATGTGATTCAAAAAAATGTTGCAAAAATGCAAAAAGAGATGGAGAACAGTTCTTTTCAATGTGGTAATGCTCGAAAATCATTCAGTTTACGAGAAGGAACATCTCTTTCAGGTTCTATATTGTTAGTTGATGATGTTGTAGATTCTAAATGGACTTTGACTGTATGTGGATACTTGTTAAGAACAGCTGGTGCTGAACATGTCTATCCATATGCGTTAGCTTGCAGTTCTAAAAAGAGGGCGGATTAAAATGAATGAAAATTCTTCTGTAATTGTATCTTTGTGTAGCCATCTTTGCGCGGATTCCTGCAAACCGTTTACTCCCTATGAGTGGACGAAGTTTGCAAAAATGCTTATGGAAAAATCTCTACAGCCTAAGGATGTCATTAATTTTTCGACTGAAGATTTTAAACATAAACTGTTGTATACTGACGAAGAAATTCAACGGGTCCGTTCTTTATTTGATCGAAGTGGAAGCTTGATATTTGAATTAGAAAAATTTTCCTCTATGGGGATTAAGGTTGTAACGCGGGCTGATTCTGAATATCCCAAAGTATTGAAGAGTAAGTTAAAGGAAAACTGTCCGCCTTTGTTTTACTATGCTGGAGATTTGAACTTAACAAATCGAAAATATGCTGGTTTTGTAGGCTCAAGAACTATAGATGATAATGATACCGATTTTACAAAGTGCACTGTCTCAACGATTGTAAAAAATGGATTCGGCGTGGTTTCTGGCGGAGCAAAAGGAGTTGACTCAACAGCGTCTTTAGCGGCACTTGCCGAGGGCTGCTTCTGCATAGAATATTTGGCGGATTCTTTAGCGCGGAAAATAAAAAAGCGTGATGTCGTTTCCCAAGTACAAAAGGGAAATTTGCTTCTCATTTCTATTGCAAAGCCGGATGCTGGTTTTAATGCTGGTTTTGCAATGCAACGTAATAAATTTATCTATGCCCAATCAAAGGGAACCATTGTTGTGAAATCTGATTATGACAAAGGCGGTACTTGGAGCGGGGCAACTGAAGCTTTGCGAAATGGATATTGCCCAGTTTTTTGTC
Encoded here:
- a CDS encoding DNA-processing protein DprA is translated as MNENSSVIVSLCSHLCADSCKPFTPYEWTKFAKMLMEKSLQPKDVINFSTEDFKHKLLYTDEEIQRVRSLFDRSGSLIFELEKFSSMGIKVVTRADSEYPKVLKSKLKENCPPLFYYAGDLNLTNRKYAGFVGSRTIDDNDTDFTKCTVSTIVKNGFGVVSGGAKGVDSTASLAALAEGCFCIEYLADSLARKIKKRDVVSQVQKGNLLLISIAKPDAGFNAGFAMQRNKFIYAQSKGTIVVKSDYDKGGTWSGATEALRNGYCPVFCRNNQKSLGNKKLIELGAIAIDENWDGNLDENEVRKVSPQEEQLSLFG
- a CDS encoding RecQ family ATP-dependent DNA helicase gives rise to the protein MDSVYQKAHAALESFLGPGKNFRDGQYEAIKATLTNKRTLVVQRTGWGKSMVYFICTKILRDEQKGLTLIISPLLSLMKNQIEAAARAGLKCETLNSSKTIEEKTQILELMEKGEIDLVLTTPETLFTEKVQDALKKIKIGLFVVDEAHCISDWGHDFRLEYCRINKVISGMLKNIPVLATTATANDRVVEDLKQQLGGDVFVSRGPLMRKNLSIQVLNLRYKAMRYAWLIDNINKIPGSGIIYCLTQNDCEHLTEFLNENNINARAYHSGLDEVVNQETEQLFMKNEIKVIVATIKLGMGYDKPDISFVIHYQMPSNVVAYYQQIGRAGRNVDRAYTFLMYGAEDLDIQNYFIETAFPSKSEADSVYSLVAENEGIKLYDIMYHLNYSMGRVEKTLKFLENEEFVYKEKGKYYASAHNFVYNEAHYSDVKNVRYREQSQMLDFIKTNECYSKYIVNCLDDITTENCGICKNCIGHEEFSSVISKESLGRAVAFLEKILLPIEPRVQWAKTDLSSRTKIDMPNEVGVCLSIYGEQGYGVMVKNGKYETKKFSEELVEKSAKVLQNLVSENGISQLAYVPSLRSDVVKDFALRLASKLGISCIDVIQKNVAKMQKEMENSSFQCGNARKSFSLREGTSLSGSILLVDDVVDSKWTLTVCGYLLRTAGAEHVYPYALACSSKKRAD
- a CDS encoding DEAD/DEAH box helicase family protein; the protein is MKIQFKHQQFQADAAKAVCDVFLGQPYLESSYLLDSGTMKLFGGDVSAHNKVMGFCNQPLVPQMTDELVLKNLQAVQAGNLLQTDEKLDGRFNLTIEMETGTGKTYTYIKTMYELNKAYGWSKFIVVVPSIAIREGVYKSFQIVQEHFAEEYGKSIRFFIYNSQNLTEIDHFASDSHINVMIINAQAFNATGKDARRIYMKLDEFRSRRPIDIISSTNPILIIDEPQSVEGKKTKDRLLEFKPLMTLRYSATHRKDAIYNMVYRLDAMDAYNKRLVKKISVKGITATGSTATEGYLYLEKVQVFTDKNPVATLEFDYKGKNGLLKKTANVTKNFNLYEQSGELEEYKDNYVVTEVDGRDNSITFANGKKLLAGEYVGVVNEDQLRRIQIRETIISHFERERALFSKGIKVLSLFFIDEVKKYRDYDAADEQGVYAKMFEEEYDSVRKSLQQDLLESPDYLEFLDKTVARKAHAGYFSIDKSKKGAGRFKDCELKKGSSESDDVDAYDLIMKDKERLLSREEPVRFIFSHSALKEGWDNQNVFQICTLKSSGSEVRKRQEVGRGLRLCVNQNGERMDAAVLGADVHSVNVLTVIANESYEDFAKALQTEMAENIGTRPVKVTIDLFKGRKLETESGVKIAVSDDLAQNIYDALLECGYVKKGMLTEAYRVDKAAGTLHLSEEVAQYTAGICSLLDTLYDPDAVKPDDARKNNVELHLNKSKFGSKEFKDLWNRINAKSAYVVNFDTDELILKSINALNEKLRVTKIFFKIDQGSLKEIKSKEQLENGNAFKLESTENKAAVVTANSNVKYDLIGKIVEGTQLTRKVVVDILRGIHKPIFDQFQENPEEFIIKASRLINEQKATVIVEHITYNKLESRYETNIFTDNTMKGKLGMNACETHQHLYDHLIYDSTNERDFAQKLEASKDVSLYIKLPKGFFINTPVGNYNPDWAIAFHEGSVKHVYFVAETKGSMSTLELREIESAKIKCARKHFAAISSESVTYDVVDSYEKLLDLVK